A genomic segment from Aegilops tauschii subsp. strangulata cultivar AL8/78 chromosome 1, Aet v6.0, whole genome shotgun sequence encodes:
- the LOC109779309 gene encoding kinesin-like protein KIN-14K, which yields MGSVDGDREGLQADAGRAVVIKWISALIPEYGIPPDSSDEELRELLSDGTVLCRILNTPIPGVLEGSGAGYTSSEQRSDNVKKFLSVVADMGLPGFSVKDLEEGSMSSVVDCLLVLRDNLNPGVVDDNSQDVSKIPSRKKWRVPETDGSLVAAAPQGKTPSGENRGNGVPYPKSQQKTPAFNGKKLREIFQLKRGSYADLPAAKISEMMHSNSLDNASTQSLLTVINGILDESIERKKGEIPHRVVYLLRKVVQEIERRLCIQAEHIRNQNTIIKTREEKYLSKIKALQVLVNGTNEENQMTVNLLQVVKEEKSQIEERQKLSEQNVVRLIKEKENAENMIASLKEEMEVMEKRNRLHEKNVVQLIEEKESDENMISSLKEKMEEMNSLHEQNVGRLIKEKEDGQNMISRLKEEMEEMNRLHDQNAHQLIKEKEDGQNMISSLKEEMEEMNRLHKQQLDQFEIKTKQMEEKLATKVKEFELHVLRSNMKIEEVETTYQQKSQLWNKKENIFHNYMNSQQLYVKGLNISSRSIKSDMYAFQMKWRDEMSNLGSNLKCLVDAADNYHKVLAENQKLFNEVQELRGNIRVYCRVRPFLPGQDKQSTTIDYIGESGELLISNPLKQGKDGQRMFKFNKVFSSFASQADVFSDTQPLIRSVLDGFNVCIFAYGQTGSGKTYTMSGPSTSKKDWGVNYRALNDLFDISLNRRNIFSYEVGVQMVEIYNEQVRDLLSNKVAQKRLGIWSTSQPNGLVLPDASLYPVKSTSDVLDLMEIGLANRAVGATALNERSSRSHSILTVHVRGVDVKTGSISRGCLHLVDLAGSERVERSEATGDRLKEAQHINKSLSALGDVIFALAQKNAHVPYRNSKLTQVLQSSLGGQAKTLMFVQINPDVESYSETISTLKFAERVSGVELGAARSNKDGKDIKELLEQVSSLKDTISRKDMEIEQLQVTKDKDKPPSSAVDNHGSSMPNNFSSNETSLITLNQKRQLSDPLSYAEVNADAGQTSPTNIVAMGLDEADYEDNVSEDGSLVRETEYTIGRRNIMNSNSDMIDDTKMHRGPSRTARSTLTKSAQPAISRSKPRDAVLKTPSHTRTPSNQLAGGSSARATKRWQK from the exons ATGGGGAGCGTGGACGGCGACCGCGAGGGGCTCCAGGCAG ATGCTGGACGTGCAGTGGTGATCAAATGGATCAGTGCCTTAATCCCGGAGTACGGCATTCCACCGGATTCATCTGATGAAGAGCTCCGGGAGCTCCTCAGCGACGGCACAGTCCTGTGCCGCATCCTGAACACACCCATCCCTGGTGTCCTTGAG GGGTCAGGTGCTGGTTATACATCTTCAGAGCAGCGGTCGGACAATGTGAAGAAGTTCCTCTCGGTGGTTGCTGACATGGGGCTGCCAGGCTTCAGTGTGAAGGATCTCGAGGAG GGATCAATGTCATCAGTGGTGGATTGCCTTTTGGTTCTGAGGGACAATCTGAATCCTGGAGTGGTTGATGATAATTCACAGGATGTTTCAAAGATTCCTTCGAGAAAAAAATGGAGAGTTCCGGAAACTGACGGGTCTCTAGTTGCTGCTGCACCACAAGGGAAAACACCCTCAGGAGAGAACAGGGGAAATGGGGTTCCATACCCCAAGTCTCAGCAGAAAACTCCTGCCTTCAATG GAAAAAAGCTTCGTGAGATTTTCCAGCTAAAACGCGGGTCCTATGCTGATCTTCCGGCTGCCAAGATTTCAGAGATGATGCATTCAAACAGTTTAGAT AATGCATCAACTCAATCTCTGCTTACCGTTATTAATGGCATTCTGGACGAAAGCATTGAGAGAAAAAAGGGAGAAATTCCCCAC CGTGTAGTTTATCTATTGAGGAAAGTAGTGCAGGAAATCGAGCGTCGTCTCTGTATTCAAGCAGAGCACATAAGAAAT CAAAATACTATCATCAAGACAAGGGAAGAAAAGTACCTTTCAAAAATTAAAGCACTCCAAGTATTAGTAAATGGCACAAATGAAGAAAATCAG ATGACGGTAAATCTGCTCCAAGTAGTGAAG GAAGAGAAGTCACAAATTGAAGAGAGACAAAAACTCAGTGAGCAAAATGTTGTCCGGTTAATAAAAGAAAAGGAGAATGCTGAGAACATGATAGCAAGTCTTAAGGAAGAAATGGAAGTGATGGAAAAAAGGAATAGGCTGCATGAGAAAAATGTTGTTCAGTTAATAGAAGAAAAAGAGAGCGATGAGAACATGATATCAAGCCTTAAGGAAAAGATGGAAGAAATGAATAGCCTGCATGAGCAAAATGTTGGCCGGTTAATAAAAGAAAAAGAGGATGGCCAGAACATGATATCAAGACTTAAGGAAGAAATGGAAGAAATGAATAGGTTGCATGATCAAAATGCTCACCAGTTAATAAAAGAAAAAGAGGATGGCCAGAACATGATATCAAGTCTTAAGGAAGAAATGGAAGAAATGAATAGGCTACATAAGCAACAACTTGATCAGTTTGAAATAAAGACAAAGCAAATGGAAGAAAAATTAGCCACCAAAGTTAAAGAATTTGAGCTTCATGTATTACGATCAAACATGAAAATCGAAGAGGTTGAGACTACCTATCAACAGAAATCACAGTTATGGAACAaaaaggaaaatatttttcataaTTACATGAACAGCCAACAGTTATATGTCAAG GGCTTAAATATATCATCAAGGTCGATCAAAAGTGACATGTATGCTTTTCAAATGAAGTGGAGAGATGAAATGTCTAATTTAG GCTCCAATTTAAAATGTTTGGTTGATGCTGCTGACAACTATCACAAAGTTCTCGCTGAAAACCAGAAGTTGTTTAATGAAGTGCAAGAATTGAGAG GCAATATAAGAGTGTATTGTCGCGTAAGACCATTTCTTCCTGGCCAAGATAAACAATCAACTACTATTGATTACATTGGTGAAAGTGGCGAGCTTCTGATTTCAAACCCATTGAAACAAGGAAAAGATGGACAACGGATGTTCAAGTTTAACAAAGTGTTTAGCTCATTTGCTTCTCAGG CCGATGTTTTTTCTGATACTCAGCCGTTGATTCGGTCAGTTCTCGATGGATTCAACGTGTGTATTTTTGCATATGGGCAAACTGGTTCTGGAAAAACTTACACAATG AGTGGACCTAGTACATCAAAGAAAGATTGGGGTGTCAATTACCGGGCTTTAAATGATCTATTTGATATTTCACTAAATAGGAGAAATATTTTCTCGTATGAGGTGGGAGTACAGATGGTTGAGATATACAATGAACAAGTTCGTGATCTTCTGTCAAACAAAGTTGCGCAGAAACG ACTTGGGATTTGGAGTACTTCTCAGCCTAATGGACTCGTTTTACCGGATGCGAGCTTATATCCAGTTAAATCAACATCAGATGTTTTAGATTTAATGGAAATTGGACTAGCAAATAGAGCAGTTGGTGCAACAGCTCTAAATGAAAGAAGCAGCCGGTCCCACAG CATTCTAACTGTACATGTTCGAGGGGTGGATGTGAAGACTGGATCCATTTCTAGAGGATGCCTACATCTCGTTGATCTTGCTGGCAGTGAAAGAGTAGAGCGGTCTGAAGCAACGGGAGATAGATTAAAAGAGGCTCAGCATATTAACAAATCTCTATCTGCTTTAGGTGATGTGATTTTTGCTCTAGCACAGAAAAATGCCCATGTGCCCTACAGAAACAGCAAGCTCACACAAGTTCTTCAAAGCTCTTTAG GTGGACAAGCAAAGACACTAATGTTTGTCCAAATAAATCCTGATGTTGAGTCGTATTCAGAAACTATAAGCACTTTAAAGTTTGCTGAAAGAGTTTCTGGAGTAGAGTTAGGCGCTGCAAGAAGTAACAAAGACGGAAAGGATATCAAAGAGCTGCTGGAACAG GTTTCGTCCTTGAAAGACACTATTTCACGAAAAGACATGGAAATTGAGCAGCTCCAAGTCACGAAAGACAAAGATAAACCCCCAAGTTCAGCTGTTGACAACCATGGTTCAAGCATGCCAAATAATTTTAGTTCCAATGAGACATCGCTGATCACATTAAACCAAAAGAGACAACTATCAGACCCTCTGAGTTATGCTGAGGTGAATGCAGATGCTGGTCAGACTTCACCCACTAACATCGTGGCTATGGGGTTGGATGAAGCAGATTATGAAGACAATGTATCTGAAGATGGTTCATTAGTAAGAGAAACGGAGTATACTATTGGCAGGAGAAATATTATGAACTCTAACTCAGACATGATCGACGATACCAAAAT GCATAGAGGTCCATCGCGAACAGCCAGATCAACTCTCACAAAAAGCGCGCAGCCAGCAATCTCCAGATCAAAACCAAGGGACGCTGTTTTGAAGACTCCAA GTCACACAAGGACCCCATCCAACCAGTTGGCGGGAGGCTCTTCGGCCAGGGCAACCAAAAGATGGCAGAAGTAG